One window from the genome of Rhodococcus sp. ABRD24 encodes:
- the egtB gene encoding ergothioneine biosynthesis protein EgtB — protein sequence MGLREQLESALLRARRRSIALTDCLDDADLVAQHSPLMSPLVWDLAHIGNQEELWLVRDVGGREPVRRDIDELYDAFKHARSTRPTLPLLGPAETRSYVREVRDKSWDALDASRFRGRRLERDGFAFAMIAQHEQQHDETMLATHQLREGPPALVAPPTPAAPGAGVPRETVIPGGEFVMGTSNDPWALDNERPAHRVYVADFAIDTVPVSNADYARFIEDGGYRRRELWSERGWRHRLESGLSAPQFWTGDGGGAWWRHRFGILEPVPPDEPVMHVCWFEAQAYANWAGKRLPSEAEWEKAARWNPASGRSRRFPWGDDEPDFRRANLGQRHLAPAPVGAYPAGESPLGVRQLIGDVWEWTASTFTGYPGFSAFPYREYSEVFFGGDYRVLRGGSFGTDPVACRGTFRNWDHPIRRQIFAGFRCARDL from the coding sequence ATCGGACTTCGTGAGCAGTTGGAAAGTGCTCTGCTGCGGGCCCGCCGACGCAGCATCGCGCTGACCGACTGCCTGGACGACGCCGACCTGGTGGCGCAGCACTCCCCACTCATGAGCCCGCTGGTGTGGGACCTCGCGCACATCGGCAACCAGGAGGAACTCTGGCTGGTCCGCGACGTCGGCGGCCGGGAGCCGGTGCGCCGCGACATCGATGAGCTCTACGATGCCTTCAAGCATGCACGTTCCACTCGGCCGACGCTGCCCCTGCTCGGCCCCGCAGAGACCCGCAGCTATGTCCGCGAGGTTCGTGACAAGTCCTGGGACGCTTTGGACGCGAGCAGGTTCCGCGGCCGGAGGCTCGAGCGGGACGGCTTTGCGTTCGCGATGATTGCCCAGCACGAGCAGCAGCACGACGAGACCATGCTCGCGACGCACCAGCTTCGGGAGGGGCCGCCGGCACTGGTTGCGCCACCCACACCTGCCGCCCCTGGGGCCGGTGTGCCACGTGAAACGGTCATTCCGGGTGGGGAATTCGTGATGGGAACCTCGAATGATCCATGGGCGCTCGACAACGAGCGGCCCGCGCACCGGGTGTACGTCGCCGACTTCGCGATCGACACCGTACCGGTGAGCAATGCCGACTACGCGAGGTTCATCGAGGATGGGGGATACCGGCGCCGTGAGTTGTGGAGCGAACGCGGCTGGCGGCATCGGCTCGAATCGGGGCTCAGTGCGCCGCAGTTCTGGACCGGCGACGGCGGCGGGGCCTGGTGGAGGCACCGCTTCGGGATACTCGAGCCGGTGCCCCCGGACGAGCCGGTCATGCACGTCTGCTGGTTCGAGGCGCAGGCCTACGCGAACTGGGCGGGCAAGCGGCTGCCGTCGGAGGCTGAGTGGGAGAAGGCGGCGCGCTGGAATCCGGCGAGCGGGCGCTCGCGTCGTTTCCCGTGGGGCGACGACGAGCCCGACTTCCGCCGCGCCAACCTCGGGCAGCGGCATCTGGCGCCGGCACCGGTGGGCGCCTACCCGGCAGGGGAGTCGCCGCTGGGTGTCCGTCAGCTGATCGGCGACGTGTGGGAGTGGACGGCCTCGACGTTCACGGGATACCCGGGGTTCTCGGCGTTTCCCTACCGCGAGTACTCCGAGGTGTTCTTCGGCGGCGACTATCGCGTTCTGCGCGGCGGCTCGTTCGGCACCGACCCGGTGGCTTGCCGGGGTACCTTCCGGAACTGGGACCATCCGATCCGGCGGCAGATCTTCGCCGGCTTCCGCTGCGCCCGGGACCTCTGA
- the egtD gene encoding L-histidine N(alpha)-methyltransferase — protein MSAPTLEVYTAPEQLTAALREDAARGLTASSKWLPPKWFYDARGSELFERITRLPEYYPTRLERALLERHAPEIAAATSPRTLVELGSGSSEKTRLLLRAFVAEGSLRRYVPQDVSETALRAAARRIAAEFPALDVHGVVGDFTDSLHHLPRGGRRMIAFLGGTLGNLVPDERREFLSEIADVTRPGEYLLLGVALVTDPAVLVRAYDDAAGVTAQFDLNVLSVLNKQLGADFDLDRFRHVAVWDPVHEWIEMRLEATTEMMVRVADLGITVPFAAGEQIRTEISAKFRLDGIRAELDAAGFGDMQSWTDEEDRFAVVCARRH, from the coding sequence ATGAGCGCACCGACCCTGGAGGTCTACACCGCACCCGAGCAGTTGACGGCCGCCTTGCGAGAGGATGCCGCCCGTGGCCTGACCGCGTCCTCGAAGTGGCTGCCGCCCAAATGGTTCTACGACGCGCGGGGAAGCGAACTCTTCGAGCGGATCACACGGCTGCCCGAGTACTACCCGACCAGGCTCGAGCGGGCGCTGCTCGAACGGCACGCTCCCGAGATCGCCGCCGCGACATCACCCCGCACCCTGGTGGAGCTGGGCTCCGGCTCGTCCGAGAAGACCCGCCTGCTGTTGCGGGCGTTCGTTGCGGAGGGGTCACTGCGACGCTACGTGCCGCAGGACGTGTCGGAGACCGCGCTGCGCGCGGCGGCCCGTCGGATCGCTGCGGAGTTCCCTGCGCTCGACGTGCACGGGGTGGTCGGCGACTTCACCGACTCCCTGCACCACCTGCCGCGCGGAGGCCGGCGCATGATCGCGTTCCTCGGCGGAACCCTGGGCAACCTGGTTCCCGACGAACGCCGCGAGTTCCTCAGCGAGATCGCCGATGTCACCCGACCGGGAGAGTACCTGCTGCTGGGCGTCGCTCTCGTCACCGATCCGGCAGTGCTCGTCCGGGCCTACGATGACGCCGCCGGCGTCACCGCGCAGTTCGATCTCAATGTGCTCTCGGTGCTGAACAAGCAACTGGGGGCGGACTTCGATCTGGACCGGTTCCGGCACGTGGCGGTGTGGGACCCGGTTCACGAGTGGATCGAGATGCGCCTCGAAGCGACGACCGAGATGATGGTGCGAGTAGCGGATCTCGGGATCACGGTGCCGTTCGCGGCGGGCGAGCAGATCCGGACGGAGATCTCGGCCAAGTTCCGGCTCGACGGCATCCGGGCGGAGCTCGACGCGGCGGGCTTCGGCGACATGCAGAGCTGGACCGACGAAGAAGACCGCTTCGCCGTGGTGTGCGCCCGTCGGCACTGA
- the egtA gene encoding ergothioneine biosynthesis glutamate--cysteine ligase EgtA, which yields MVVAVESTSLTSRPAAQAYVGGVCFKLGPPRLIGAELEWLTEHHTPGSTRPTLASIAAALGPHAPRSLAPDSPARPLPAGSLVTIEPGGQIELSSAPCASAHALCETLAADEQVLRDLLSTHSITARAAAADTERSAQRLLQSPRYRAMEERFRAIGPFGTLMMCNTAAVQVSVDAGSDAAEIALRWNLLHTVGPALTAAFACSPRLRGIPPGTWASQRMRTWLELDPPRTAAAVDDSPDPIGDYARWVLDVPLLCVVRDGPCWTAPPDATFGDWIDGALDDEIDRRPTRGDLDYHLTTLFPPVRAVGHLEVRYIDAQPSGQWRLPIAALDALLRSPATAREATDVVPATRGRWRDAARDGLADPDFRSAAADLLFLAAENATDRRHAADLDAAARRCRRGHPPTEER from the coding sequence ATGGTTGTCGCAGTCGAGTCCACCAGTCTGACCTCGCGTCCGGCCGCGCAGGCCTACGTCGGCGGGGTCTGTTTCAAGCTGGGGCCGCCGCGTCTGATCGGCGCGGAACTGGAATGGCTCACGGAACACCACACTCCCGGCTCGACCCGCCCGACGCTCGCGTCCATCGCCGCGGCCCTCGGCCCCCACGCGCCCCGATCTCTGGCTCCCGATTCCCCCGCCCGCCCACTTCCCGCGGGCAGCCTCGTCACCATCGAGCCCGGCGGCCAGATCGAACTCTCCAGCGCTCCATGCGCAAGCGCGCACGCACTCTGCGAGACACTCGCCGCGGACGAACAAGTACTGCGCGACCTCCTCTCCACACATTCCATCACCGCCCGCGCGGCCGCCGCCGACACCGAACGTTCCGCGCAGCGGCTCCTGCAGTCGCCGCGGTACCGGGCGATGGAGGAGCGATTCCGCGCCATCGGGCCATTCGGGACCCTCATGATGTGCAATACGGCCGCGGTCCAGGTCAGCGTCGACGCGGGCAGCGATGCCGCAGAGATTGCGCTGCGGTGGAATCTTCTCCACACCGTGGGCCCGGCGCTGACGGCGGCGTTCGCGTGTTCGCCGCGACTGCGCGGCATTCCGCCGGGGACGTGGGCATCGCAGCGTATGCGGACCTGGCTCGAACTGGATCCGCCCCGCACCGCGGCGGCCGTCGACGATTCGCCCGATCCCATCGGCGACTATGCGCGCTGGGTGCTGGATGTGCCGCTGCTGTGCGTCGTGCGCGACGGACCGTGCTGGACGGCGCCCCCGGATGCGACGTTCGGGGACTGGATCGACGGTGCGCTCGACGACGAGATCGATCGCAGGCCCACGCGCGGCGATCTCGACTACCACCTCACGACGCTGTTTCCACCGGTCCGCGCCGTCGGTCATCTCGAGGTGCGTTACATCGACGCTCAGCCGAGTGGTCAGTGGCGGTTGCCGATCGCGGCACTCGACGCCCTCCTTCGCTCACCGGCGACGGCGCGGGAAGCGACCGATGTTGTGCCGGCCACCCGCGGGCGGTGGCGCGACGCTGCGCGAGATGGCCTGGCCGACCCCGATTTTCGTAGCGCGGCAGCGGACTTGCTGTTTTTGGCCGCAGAGAATGCGACGGACCGTCGGCACGCCGCTGATCTCGATGCCGCGGCGCGACGGTGTCGCCGAGGCCACCCGCCGACGGAGGAGAGGTAG
- a CDS encoding GNAT family N-acetyltransferase, which produces MLVRDARREDLPGILEIHNDAILNSTAIWVETPVDLDERRCWLEDRRRGGFPVLVADVGGRVAGYASYGAWRPKSGYRYTVENSVYVHPDHHRQGVATALMTELIERARSGDVHVIVASIESSNTTSIALHERFGFRTVAQMSEVGMKFGRWLDMTYMQLTLPG; this is translated from the coding sequence ATGCTGGTCCGCGATGCCCGCCGGGAGGATCTGCCGGGGATCCTCGAGATCCACAACGATGCGATCCTGAACTCGACGGCCATCTGGGTCGAGACCCCGGTGGACCTCGACGAGCGCCGGTGCTGGCTCGAGGATCGCCGCCGGGGCGGATTCCCGGTCCTGGTCGCGGACGTGGGCGGACGCGTCGCCGGATACGCCTCCTACGGGGCGTGGCGACCCAAGAGCGGCTACCGCTACACCGTCGAGAACTCGGTGTACGTGCACCCGGACCACCATCGTCAGGGCGTCGCCACCGCCCTCATGACCGAGCTGATCGAGCGGGCGCGATCCGGTGACGTCCATGTGATCGTGGCGAGCATCGAGTCCTCGAACACCACCTCGATCGCGCTGCACGAGAGATTCGGATTCCGGACGGTCGCGCAGATGTCCGAGGTCGGGATGAAGTTCGGCCGCTGGCTCGACATGACCTACATGCAGCTCACCCTTCCCGGATAG
- a CDS encoding aminotransferase class V-fold PLP-dependent enzyme yields the protein MLNLEQVRLDTPGCLDRVFLDSAGSSLPPQPVLTTVIDHLRREAEVGGYVAARERAADLTAVRVSLARLLGAEPGNIALSDSATRAWTDFAGSIALGPGDRILISAVEYAGNAITALHRARTAGASVEVIPSDPTGRVDLDALERMLDERVRLVSLVHVPTNGGLINPVREVVDLVHRHGALVLLDACQSVGQIPIDFAALGVDALSATGRKWLRGPRGTGFLCLREESTRSLMPAALDLHGAEWVAPDSYRPAADATRFELWECDVAARLGLGAAADYLLNIGIETAATAITERADALRAGLTALPGVTVRDLGAERSGIVSFTIDGVDPFFIQDRLADSKVVVTVSGRSSTLIDMSARGLDAIVRASPHYFTSAEDLADFLAAVANLT from the coding sequence ATGCTCAATCTCGAGCAGGTCCGACTGGACACCCCTGGGTGTCTCGATCGGGTATTCCTCGACAGTGCCGGATCGTCATTGCCGCCGCAACCGGTTCTGACGACCGTTATCGACCACCTGCGCAGGGAGGCCGAGGTCGGCGGCTATGTCGCAGCGCGCGAGCGTGCTGCCGACCTCACTGCGGTGCGAGTCTCGCTCGCCCGGCTGCTCGGCGCGGAGCCTGGCAACATAGCCCTCTCCGACAGCGCGACCCGGGCGTGGACCGACTTCGCTGGCTCGATCGCATTAGGGCCCGGGGACCGAATTCTGATATCGGCGGTGGAATACGCCGGCAACGCCATCACCGCACTGCACCGGGCGCGGACCGCTGGCGCCTCCGTGGAAGTGATACCGAGCGATCCGACCGGCCGTGTCGACCTCGACGCCTTGGAGCGAATGCTCGATGAGCGGGTTCGGTTGGTCTCGCTGGTCCACGTGCCGACGAATGGTGGCCTGATCAATCCGGTACGCGAGGTGGTGGACCTCGTCCACCGGCACGGCGCGCTCGTGCTGCTCGATGCATGCCAGTCGGTGGGGCAGATTCCGATCGACTTCGCCGCACTGGGCGTGGACGCGCTCTCCGCGACCGGACGCAAGTGGCTCCGCGGACCCCGCGGCACCGGATTCCTCTGCCTTCGCGAAGAATCGACCCGCTCCTTGATGCCCGCCGCGCTGGATCTGCATGGCGCCGAATGGGTCGCGCCGGACAGTTACCGCCCCGCGGCGGACGCCACCCGGTTCGAATTGTGGGAGTGCGACGTCGCCGCCCGTCTGGGGCTCGGCGCGGCGGCAGACTACCTGCTGAACATCGGAATCGAGACGGCCGCAACGGCAATTACCGAAAGGGCCGATGCGCTGCGGGCCGGACTGACCGCCCTCCCCGGCGTGACCGTCCGAGACCTCGGCGCCGAGCGCAGCGGCATCGTCTCGTTCACGATCGACGGCGTCGATCCATTCTTCATTCAGGACAGATTGGCGGACAGCAAGGTCGTGGTTACCGTCAGCGGCCGCTCATCGACCCTGATCGACATGTCCGCGCGGGGACTCGACGCGATCGTCCGAGCCTCGCCACACTATTTCACCTCCGCCGAAGACCTCGCAGACTTCCTGGCCGCGGTCGCGAACCTCACCTGA
- the egtC gene encoding ergothioneine biosynthesis protein EgtC, producing MCRHLGYIGPTRSVREVITAGEFSLLRQSWSPRDMRGGGTINADGFGAAWWGSTLSRYRSAMPIWSDPAMPEMLSRVRSHAVLAAVRSATVGMPVERSACAPFTSGHWAFSHNGRIANWPESMVGPAAALPTVDLLGLEAPTDSALLWLLMRHALRENSPEVALIQITNAVAAAAPESRLNMLLGDGKQLWATTWDHSLSALVDDDRAVLSSEPFDRNRDWKEVPDGHIVTARPGHLIITPL from the coding sequence ATGTGTCGGCATCTGGGTTACATCGGGCCGACGAGGTCCGTCCGCGAGGTGATCACCGCCGGCGAATTCTCGCTGCTGCGTCAGTCCTGGTCGCCGCGGGACATGCGGGGTGGCGGCACCATCAATGCCGACGGCTTCGGCGCGGCGTGGTGGGGTTCGACGCTCTCCCGGTACCGCAGTGCGATGCCGATCTGGTCGGACCCCGCGATGCCGGAGATGCTCTCGCGGGTTCGCTCGCACGCCGTGTTGGCGGCCGTGCGGTCGGCGACGGTGGGTATGCCGGTCGAGCGCAGCGCATGCGCTCCGTTCACATCGGGGCACTGGGCCTTCAGTCACAACGGCCGCATCGCGAACTGGCCGGAATCGATGGTCGGACCGGCCGCGGCGCTGCCGACGGTGGACCTGCTGGGGCTCGAAGCCCCCACCGACTCGGCGCTGCTGTGGCTGTTGATGCGTCACGCGCTGCGCGAGAACTCTCCAGAGGTGGCACTGATCCAGATCACCAATGCGGTGGCGGCTGCCGCACCGGAGTCGCGGCTCAACATGCTGCTCGGTGACGGCAAGCAACTGTGGGCCACGACGTGGGACCACTCGCTCTCGGCGCTCGTCGACGACGACCGTGCCGTGCTCAGTTCCGAGCCGTTCGACCGCAACCGGGACTGGAAGGAGGTGCCGGACGGTCACATCGTGACTGCCCGACCGGGGCACCTGATCATCACTCCGCTGTGA
- a CDS encoding DUF2461 domain-containing protein, with translation MFSGFPTAALDFYEDLEADNSKSWWAAHKSVYDADVRAPMLELLAQLEPEFGPGKVFRPHRDVRFSKDKSPYKTHQGGFVEACPGVGYYVQIDASGLFVAGGHYAHTPEQLSRFRECVDDERRGRALERIVRKLDSGGYEIGGDRLATRPRGVAADHPRLDLLRHRSLTAGHNYGCPDWLGTAAAAEHITLAWLEMRPLVDWFTTAFGTAG, from the coding sequence GTGTTCTCCGGATTCCCGACAGCCGCACTCGACTTCTACGAGGATCTCGAAGCCGACAACAGCAAGAGCTGGTGGGCGGCCCACAAGTCCGTGTACGACGCCGACGTACGCGCGCCGATGCTCGAGCTGCTGGCCCAGCTCGAACCCGAGTTCGGCCCCGGCAAGGTGTTCCGGCCGCACCGCGACGTGCGGTTCTCGAAGGACAAGTCGCCGTACAAGACCCATCAGGGTGGCTTCGTCGAGGCGTGCCCGGGCGTCGGCTACTACGTGCAGATCGACGCGTCCGGGTTGTTCGTGGCGGGCGGCCACTATGCGCACACTCCCGAGCAGCTTTCCCGCTTCCGCGAATGCGTCGACGACGAGCGGCGCGGGCGCGCGCTCGAGCGGATCGTGCGCAAGCTCGACTCCGGCGGATACGAGATCGGGGGCGACCGCCTCGCGACGCGGCCGCGTGGTGTGGCGGCAGATCATCCGCGACTCGATCTGCTTCGTCATCGATCGCTGACGGCCGGGCACAACTACGGCTGTCCCGACTGGCTCGGCACGGCCGCCGCCGCCGAGCACATCACCCTCGCATGGCTCGAAATGCGGCCGCTCGTCGACTGGTTCACCACGGCGTTCGGCACCGCCGGATAG